The window TAACCATGTTCACGGAGATAGCTGCAAGCATGGCTGATTTTCTGCTCTACGCCCTGCTTGCAGGTCTGGCTCTGGCAGTCGTTGCTGGGCCGTTGGGCTCTTTCGTGGTCTGGCGGCGCATGGCCTATTTCGGCGACACCCTGTCCCACGCCGCGTTGCTGGGTGTGGCGTTGGGTTTCCTGCTGGATGTCAGCCCGACCGTTGCCGTCACCGTAGGCTGCTTGCTGTTGGCGGTGTTGCTGGTGACCTTGCAACAGCGCCAGCCGCTGGCGTCTGACACGCTTTTGGGAATTCTCGCGCCCAGCACCCTCTCTCTGGGTCTGGTGGTACTAAGCTTCATGCACGAAGTGCGGATTGACCTGATGGCGTATCTGTTCGGCGATCTGCTGGCGATCAGTCCGACCGATCTGGCCTGGATTCTCGGCGGCAGCGCGGCTGTTTTGGCCTTGCTGGTTGCATTGTGGCGGCCTTTGCTGGCGATCACGGTGCATGAAGAGCTGGCCAGGGTCGAAGGTCTGCCCGTGGCAGGATTGCGCATGGCGTTGATGTTGTTGATCGCCGTGGTGATTGCCGTGGCGATGAAAATCGTCGGCGTTTTGCTGATTACTTCGTTGTTGATCATCCCGGCGGCTGCGGCACAACGTCACGCCCGCTCGCCGGAACAGATGGCACTGGGCGCGAGCCTGCTGGGCATACTCGCCGTGTGTGGCGGGCTGGCGCTGTCCTGGTTCAAGGATACTCCGGCCGGACCGTCGATTGTTGTGACGGCTGCTGCACTGTTTTTGCTGAGTTTTGTTCTGCCCCGTCGAGGGGTGTAGACTTGCTCGTTTTTTGCGCAAATAGAGAGTCGCAGGAATGAAGTCGTTCGCCTCCCGTTATCTGCTCCTTGTCGCATTTTCTTTGCTGCTGGGCGCTTGTCAAAGCACGCCACCGGCGGCCACCGAGGCCCCGGATGGTCGGGCCACGGCCATTGCACAGCTTGAGCAAAGCCTGGCCAGCAGCGAACTGGCTACTGCCGAAGGTCAATTGGCCGCATTGCAGGCCGAGTCGCCCAACGATCAATCCCTTGAGCAATACCAACGACAACTGGCCGAAGCCTACTTGTTGCGTAGCCAGATCGTGTTGCAAAAAGGTGATGTGAACGCTGCCGCTACGGCTCTGGCCCGCGCCCGCGCCCTGATGCCGAAGGCACCGGCGCTGACCGGTGGCGTCAACGGTCCAATCGCTGAAGCTCGCAAGGCTGAACTGGAAAAAGCCGAAGCCGCTCTTAGAGCCGCTGAAGCGATGCCAAAAGCCAAAGTCATCGATCCGACGGCTGAAAGCACCACGGTTGCGCTGAATATCAACGATATGGGCAAGTTGCGTCGTCAACTGGATGCCATTGCCACCGATGTGGTGAATTACCAGTGTGATGTGAGTATTCAGGCACCGCGTACAGATGATTATCCGTGGCTGGCTAACTTGCTGACCAAGCGAGTGAAGAAGCTTGATCCGCAGTTTGACTTGAACCTGCAGCGGCAGATTCTGCGCAGCGTACCGGCGCAGATGGTCTTGAGCCCTCGCAAGCCTTAAAAGCATCGCGGGCAAGCCTTGCTCCTACAGGTTCAGTGTCGTTCACAATCTCAACAAACGACACTGCACCAGTAGGAGCAAGGCTTGCCCGCGATGGCGATCTGACTAGCGTTAAAAAATTGTCAGGCCGGAACAGCCTTGGCCTTCGCCTCCCTGTCCCAAACCCGATGCTGCCCGATCGCCGCAAAAAACGCCTTGAACAGCTTGGCATCCGTCCCGACGATCAACCCCGCATCAGCCTCCAGCTTCAACACATCCAGCAACTGCTTCGCCTCGCCATGCAGCGCTATCGCCTTCAAGTGTTTGTAGGCCTCCAGCAAATAATGCAGCGCCACGCCGTCAGTGCTCAGTGCCTTGATTGAGGCCGCGCCACCGGGCACGAACACCGCATCGAATGCCACTGAAGGCAAGCCTTCCATGGACGCATCCACGGGCAACATCTTGCCGTCGGCGGTTTTCACCGGCGCCGAGGTCGGCCCCAGCAGTTTGGCGTGGGCACCTTCGGCTTCCAGCGCTTTCTTCATCGCATCAATCGCTGCGCCATCCACGCCATTGGCTGCCAGGATCGCCACTTTGCGGGTCTTGATATCCGCGGGCAGCAAATTGGCCTGGCTCAAGGCCGGCGAGCGCTCCAGGGAGATTTTCGGCACTTCGACCGTCCCGGCCGTCGGCGCTGGCAACCCGAGGTTTTGCGCCACCCGCTTGGCCAGTTCCAGATCGATATTGGCGAGGATTTCATTGACCTGCCTTGCACGGATGAACTCACGTTCGACCTTGCCCAACTCGAAGCTGTAGGCGGAAATGATGTGTTCCTGCTCGTGCTTGCTCATGCTGTGGAAAAACAGCTGTGCCTGGGAAAAATGGTCGCTGAACGACTCGCTGCGTTGGCGGATCTTGTTGGCGTCGATGCGTTCCGCATAACTCTCGAAGCCGCCATCCTGTGCAGCGGGCGGGGTTTCTTTCGGCCAGCCGCCATCGATCGAATTCGGCTCGTAGGACGCGCGGCCCTTGTCGATGACGGTGCGATGCAACGCATCCCGCTGACCGCTATGGAACGGAGCAATGGGCCGGTTGATCGGGATCTCGTGAAAATTCGGTCCGCCGAGTCGGCTGATTTGCGTGTCGGTGTAGGAAAACAGCCGACCTTGCAGCAACGGGTCGTTAGAGAAATCGATGCCCGGCACCACATGCCCGGGGCAGAACGCGACCTGTTCGGTTTCGGCAAAGAAGTTGTCCGGGTTGCGATTGAGCACCATTTTGCCCAGCGGCGTAATCGGTACGAGTTCCTCAGGAATGAGTTTGGTGGGGTCGAGGATGTCGAAATCGAAAGCGTGTTCGTTTTCCTCCTCGATAACCTGCACGCCCAGTTCCCATTCGGGGTAGTCCCCCATCTCAATGGCTTCCCACAGATCGCGACGGTGGTAGTCGGTATCTTTACCCGCGAGCTTTTGCGCTTCGTCCCACACCAATGAACAAACCCCGGCAGTGGGACGCCAGTGGAATTTCACGAAGCGCGATTTGCCCTCGGCATTGATCATGCGAAAGCTGTGCACGCCGAAGCCTTGCATGCTGCGCAGGCTTTTGGGGATGGCCCGGTCGGACATCGCCCAGATGACCATGTGCGCCGATTCCGGTTGCAGTGAAACAAAGTCCCAAAAGGTGTCGTGGGCTGAACCACCGGTAGGCATCTCGTTGTGCGGCTCGGGTTTGACAGCGTGTACGAAGTCCGGAAACTTGATGGCGTCCTGAATGAAAAACACCGGCATGTTGTTGCCCACCAGGTCGTAGTTGCCTTCTTCGGTGAAGAACTTCACCGCGAAACCTCTGACGTCTCGCACGGTATCGCCTGACCCGCGAGGGCCTTGCACCGTGGAAAAACGTACGAACACCGGTGTCTTCAGGTTTGGGTCTTGGAGGAAACCTGCCTTGGTCAGCACGCTGTGGTTCTCATAGCTCTGGAAGTAACCATGGGCACCAACGCCACGCGCGTGGACGATGCGCTCGGGAATGCGCTCATGGTCAAAGTGCGTGATCTTTTCACGCATGATGAAGTCTTCGAGCAGCGACGGCCCGCGAGCCCCGGCCTTCAAGGTGTTTTGATTGTCGGCCACCTTCACGCCTTGATTGGTGCGCAAGGCCTGGCCGGTGGCGTCGGAGCGGAATTTTTCCAGGCTATCGAGTTTGGCGTTGGTGTTGTTGCGGTCCAGGGTGTCGGTCCCGGCCAGTGCGCTCTTGGTGACGGCAGGCTTCTTGGTGCTCATCAGGCATCTCTCCTCAGGCATTTTTCGGGGTGCCTAATTAGTGACTGGTGGCGTTTTTAGCCGTTCCTTTTATCTGACCTTTGATCGCGTTATTGCCAAATGACTGGTCGAATGCGAAATAAATGCTAAGAACTGCTATACGGACAGGCTAAAATGCGCGCCCGGCTAACCGCTGATCCTTTTCTAACGCGCCCCACAAGGTTCGCTACGTGATCGAGTTTCAAAACGTCCATAAAACCTACCGCGTCGCCGGTAGGGATATCCCCGCCCTGCACCCGACCAATCTTAAGATTGAGAACGGTCAGGTCTTTGGCCTGATCGGCCATTCCGGTGCGGGAAAAAGTACCCTGCTGCGTCTGATCAATCGCCTGGAGAACTCCAGCGGCGGCAAGATCATCGTCGACGGCGAAGAAGTCACCGCGCTCGACGCCAACGGTTTGCGCCGTTTCCGTCAGCAGGTCGGGATGATTTTCCAGCACTTCAACTTGCTGGCGTCCAAAACCGTGGCCGACAACGTCGCCATGCCGCTGACGCTGGCCGGTGAGCTGTCGCGCAGTGAAATCGATCAGCGCGTGGCCGAATTGCTGGCGCGGGTTGGCTTGTCCGATCACGCCAGGAAATACCCGGCGCAATTGTCCGGTGGCCAGAAGCAGCGTGTCGGAATTGCCCGCGCCCTGGCCACCAAGCCAAAAATCCTGCTGTGCGACGAAGCCACTAGCGCACTGGACCCGCAGACCACCGCGTCGGTCCTGCAATTGTTGGCCGAGATCAATCGCGAACTGAAACTGACCATCGTGCTGATCACCCATGAAATGGACGTGATCCGCCGGGTCTGCGATCAAGTCGGCGTGATGGACGCGGGCGTGATCGTCGAGCAAGGTCCGGTAGCAGATGTGTTCCTGCATCCGAAGCACGTAACCACCAAGCGCTTCGTGCAAGAAGACGAGCAGATAGACGAAAGCGAGCAACGCGACGACTTCGCTCACGTGCCGGGTCGCATCGTGCGTTTGACCTTCCAGGGCGAAGCGACCTACGCGCCGCTGCTGGGTACCGTCGCTCGCGAAACGGGTGTGGACTACAGCATCCTCGCCGGTCGTATCGATCGCATCAAAGACATTCCCTACGGGCAACTGACCCTGGCCGTGACCGGTGGTGACATGGAAGCGGCCTTCGCCCGCTTCACCGCAGCCGACGTCCACATGGAGGTGCTGCGTTAATGGAAGCCCTGACAAGTTTTTTCGCCAATATCGACTGGTTCGAAATCTGGCTGGCCACGGGCGACACCCTGCTGATGCTCGGCGGTTCGCTGTTGTTCACCGTATTGCTGGGCCTACCGCTGGGCGTGTTGCTGTTCCTCTGCAGCCCGCGCCAATTGCTGGAAGCCAAAGGCGTCTACGCGATGTTGTCACTGGTGGTGAACATCCTGCGTTCGTTGCCGTTCATTATTCTGTTGATCGTGATGATTCCGTTCACGGTGTTGATCACCGGCACGTCGCTGGGCGTTGCTGGCGCGATCCCGCCGCTGGTGGTGGGTGCCACGCCGTTCTTCGCTCGACTGGTGGAAACCGCCCTGCGTGAAGTCGATCGGGGAATCATCGAAGCGACCCAGGCCATGGGCGCGACCACGCGGCAGATCATCACCAATGCCTTGTTGCCCGAAGCCCGTCCGGGCATCTACGCAGCGATTACGGTGACAGCCATTACGCTGGTGTCCTACACGGCGATGGCCGGTGTGGTCGGCGCGGGTGGCTTGGGTGACCTGGCCATCCGCTTCGGCTACCAACGCTTCCAGACCGACGTGATGGTGGTCACGGTGGTGTTGCTGCTGATACTGGTTCAAATACTGCAAACCGTCGGCGACAAACTGGTCGTCCACTTTTCCCGTAAGTAAGACCTGAGCCGGCCATTCGCTGGCAGGCGCCAAACGGGCGCCGCAAGCGGGTACCCACATGGAGTTAGCTGAATGAAGAAACTACTCGTCGCGTTCGCTGCCGTTGCAGCCTTTTCCGCCCACGCTGCCGACACCCTGACTGTCGCGGCGACCCCGGTTCCGCACGCGGAAATCCTCGAATTCGTTAAGCCGGCGCTGGCCAAAGAAGGCGTCGACCTGAAGGTCAAAGTCTTCACCGACTATATCCAGCCGAACGTGCAAGTCGCGGAAAAACGCCTGGACGCCAACTTCTTCCAGCACCAGCCGTACCTCGATGAGTTCAACAAGGCCAAAGGCACCAACCTGGTTTCCGTGGCTGGCGTGCATCTGGAACCGCTGGGCGCTTACTCCAGCAAATACAAAACCCTGGATGAGCTGCCAAGCACCGCCACCGTGGTTATCCCGAACGACGCCACCAACGGCGGCCGTGCGCTGTTGCTGCTGGCCAAGGCTGGCGTGATCAAGTTGGCGGATGCCAACAACATCCTGTCGACCGTCAAGGACATCACCGAGAACCCGAAAAACCTGAAGTTCCGTGAGCTGGAAGCCGCGACCATCCCGCGCGTGCTGACCCAGGTCGACCTGGCGCTGATCAACACCAACTACGCGCTGGAAGCCAAGCTCGATCCGGCCAAGGATGCTCTGGTCATCGAAGGCAGCGATTCGCCTTACGTGAACATTCTGGTGGCGCGTCCTGATGACAAGGACAGCGAAGCGATGAAGAAACTGGTTGCCGCGCTGCACAGCCTGGAAGTGAAAGCCTTCATTCTCGAGAAGTACAAAGGCGCGGTCGTGCCGGCGTTCTGATTGCGGATGAAACGAAAAAGGGGCGCATTCAATGCGCCCCTTTTTTTGCCCAAAAAAAAGGTTCTTCACGGATTACCGGGAAAGACGCTCTTGATCTTCATGAAAAAGAATTCGCTATCCCGGTAACCGTACGCCATCCGCTTGATGACCTTTATTCGATTGTTTATTCCTTCCAGTTGGCCCGTATGCATCGGCCAGCGAACCCGGCTCACGATGCCCCGCCAGTAAATCTTTAGCCGTTTAGCGAACTGGATCAAAGCAGGTATTTCGCTTTCATGTGCGTGGCGCAGCCATTGTTTCCAGGCTGATCTCCAGTCCCAGGCGGTGCTCGGCGTCCAGAGCGTTTTGAGTTCAGCCTTCATCAAATAGACCGTCATCAGCGATTGGTTGGCCGCCAACAGTTCCTGTAAATGGACCTGTTGCTCCGGCGTTTTCAGGTTCTGCGGATTGCGCAGCAACAGCCATCGCGATTGCTTGATGATCTTGCGAGCCGGCCTGTCATGACGCAGCCGATTGGCTTCATCGACGCGAACCCGATCGATCACTTCTCGGCCATACTTGGCCACGACATGGAAGAGGTCATAGACCACTCGCGCTTTTGGACAGTGCTGGCGAACCTCCAGGTCAAAAGCGGTGTTCATGTCCATCGCGACCGCTTCGATTCGGGCGCAACCCTCGGCCCCCAGCTCTTCGAAGAATGGCCTGACCGCCGCACGGCTGCGGCCTTCACCAATCCACAGCACGCGTCGGGTATCGGCGTCCAGCACCACGCTGGCGTAACGATGTCCTTTGAACAACGCAAACTCATCCATCACCAAACGTCGCGGTTGCGCCTTAGGCAGAGCGTTCAACATCGTTTGCAAGGCTCGACGCTCCAGCAACCTAACAGTGTCCCAATGTAGGCCGAACATCTGAGCCACGTGCAGGGTTGGAAGGCGTTCGCAGGCCTGAATGACCGCCTCGGCCAAGCGGCGCGTCATGCGAGCATAGCGATCCAGCCAACTGACGGCCTCCATGCGTTTGCCACAGTCACGACAGCCAACCCGCCTGAGCAAAACGTTGAGGCGCACGGCCCGGCCAAGGATGGGTAAATCACGAACGACGCGCTCGCAATACTCATGCGTAGTTGAACAGGGTTTTAGGCAGCCGCCGCAGGAAGGGAATCGGGTGGCATGGGGGATCAGATCGATTTGTAGTGCGTCGCCATCAGGCTTGATCGTGACGACAGAAAAGCCCTCCCAAAAAGGAAGGAAAGTATTAATATCGCGCATAAGAACGCCGGTTTGTTAGATGTGTTTGCTCGCACGAACATCATCAACCAAATCGGCGTTCTTGTTTCTGTGTTTCCCGGGATTCCGTGAAGAACCAAAAAAAAGGGCCTGGAGAGTGATCTCCAAGCCCTCAAAAGGTGAGAGGTGTCTAGTCCCTCGACCTGGTGAGCGGTGCTACAAGTGATGCGTCGGTTCAGGCTTTCAGCGGAACCAGACGCGGAGCAATCATGTTTTCCGGGCGCAGGATGTCGGCGAGCATGGCGTCGTCGAGCAAGCCTTCTTCGCGCACCAGTTCCAGCACGCCGCGGCCGCTTTCGAGCGCGATGCGGGCGATGCGGGTGGCGTTTTCGTAGCCGATGTACGGGTTCAGCGCGGTAACCAGGCCGATCGAGTGTTCGACCAGTTCACGGCAACGTTCTTCGTTGGCGGTGATACCGGTGATGCAGTGCTCGCGCAGCATGTCCATGGCGCGTTGCAGCAGACGGATCGAGTCGAAGATCTTGAAAGCGATCAGCGGCTCCATCACGTTCAGTTGCAGTTGGCCGCCTTCGGCCGCGATGGTCAGGGCCAGGTCGTTGCCGATGATCTGGAACGCCACCTGGTTTACGGCTTCCGGGATAACCGGGTTGACCTTGCCAGGCATGATCGAGCTGCCTGGCTGACGTGCCGGCAGATTGATTTCGTTGATGCCGGTGCGTGGGCCGCTGGACAGCAGACGCAGGTCGTTGCAGATCTTCGACAGCTTGACCGCGGTGCGCTTGAGCATGCCGGAGAACAGCACGAAGGCGCCCATGTCGGACGTGGCTTCGATCAAGTCGGCTGCCGGTACCAGCGGGTGACCGCTGATGGTCGCCAGGCGCTGAACGGCCAGGTGCTGGTAACGCGGGTCGGCGTTGATGCCGGTACCGATCGCGGTGCCGCCCAGGTTCACTTCAGTCAGCAGCTCAGGAGCCAGAGTCTTCAGGCGCGCCAGGTCTTCGCCCAGGGTAGTGGCGAAAGCACGGAATTCCTGGCCGAGGGTCATCGGCACGGCGTCTTGCAGTTGGGTACGGCCCATCTTCAGGACGTGGCTGAATTCTTCACCTTTGGCAGCGAACGACTGGATCAGGCTGTCGAGGCTGGCCAGCAGCGCGTCGTGACCCAGCAGCAGACCCAGGCGGATCGCCGTCGGGTAAGCGTCGTTGGTCGACTGCGCCATGTTCACGTCGTTGTTCGGGTGCAGGTACTGGTATTCGCCTTTCTGGTGACCCATCGCTTCAAGAGCAATGTTGGCGATCACTTCGTTGGCGTTCATGTTGGTGGATGTACCAGCGCCACCTTGAATCATGTCCACCACGAACTCTTCGTGGAAGTCGCCGCGGATCAGTCGTGCACAGGCTTCGCTGATGGCAGCGTGCTTGGCTTCGCTCAGGTGACCCAGCTCGCGGTTGGCGTCAGCGGCGGCTTGTTTAACCATCGCCAGGCCGACTACCAGTTTCGGGTAATGCGAAATCGGAACGCCGGAGAGACGGAAGTTGTTCACCGCTCGCAGGGTCTGGATGCCGTAATACGCTTGAGCCGGTACTTCGAGTACGCCAAGCAGGTCTTTTTCTGTGCGGAATGATGCAGCGGAGGACATGATAGAAATCATCTCGATATGGACCCGGTCTGTGCCGGAACACTGCAAATGCTAGGCTCGTGGAGGATTTTGAGCCAATGCTGTTAAACACTGGCCTATGCATATTCGGCATAATGCCCGTGTGACGCCGAGTTGACGGCGAGCGTGTGACCTAAATTGGTGCGTGTCCGGGAGGACGTGATGAATCTGGAAAGCAAATGGCTGGAGGACTTTAGTGCCCTGGCCGCCACCCGCAGCTTCTCCCAGGCAGCGGAAAGACGCTTCGTAACGCAGCCGGCGTTCAGCCGGCGAATCCGCAGCCTCGAAGCGGCGTTGGGACTGACGCTGGTCAATCGCTCGCGCACGCCAGTCGAACTGACGGCGGCGGGGCAATTGTTTCTGGTGACCGCGCGCACCGTGGTCGAACAGCTCGGTGAAGTGCTGCGCCATCTGCATCATCTGGAGGGCGGGCAGGGCGAAGTGATGCAGGTCGCGGCTGCTCACTCGCTGGCGCTGGGTTTTTTCCCACGCTGGATCGCGCAGTTGCGCAACGAAGGCTTGAACATTGCCACGCGGCTGGTGGCGACCAACGTCGGCGACGCGGTGCATGCGCTTCGTGAAGGCGGCTGCGATTTGATGCTCGCGTTCTATGACCCGGATGCGGCGATGCAGATGGACCCGGAAATTTTCCCTTCGCTGCACTTGGGGCACACCGAAATGTTGCCGGTGTGTGCGGCGGACGCCGACGGCAAGCCGTTGTTCGATCTAGAGGGCGAGGCCAGCGTGCCGCTGCTGGCCTACAGCGCCGGCGCGTTTCTCGGGCGCTCGGTGAACGGCTTGCTGCGCCAGCGGGCGTTGCGGTTTACCACGGTGTACGAAACGGCCATGGCCGACAGCCTGAAAAGCATGGCGCTGGAAGGGTTGGGAATTGCCTGGGTGCCTCAGCTGAGCGTTCGTGCCGAACTGGCTCGCGGCGAGTTGGTAGTGTGCGGCGGGCCGCAATGGCATGTGCCGCTGGAGATTCGTTTGTATCGCTGTGCCTTGGTGCGCAAAGCGAATGTGCGCCTGTTGTGGCGCAAGCTCGAAGGCGGCGCCGCCCAGGGCACAACCGGTTCTTGAATTTGCGAAAAACCTGTAGGAGCCGAGCTTGCTCGCGATAGCGGTCGGCCATTCAACATTGATGTCGACTGAATTGACGCCATCGCGAGCAAGCTCGGCTCCTACAGGGGATTTTGTTGTTTCGACCAATCAGGATTGACCTCAAGTCCTGCGGCGTTTTGTGCTGAGCTCAGGCTGACCTTCAGGTCAATAAAACCGGGCCTTTGGCTCATTTGACAGATGGTCGTTTCGGGGGCTGTTTATCTGCTTCATTGAGGTATACTGCGCGGCCTTCGGCCGGTTACGACCGGCCATAATTCGTACAATCAAGCCACGCACTCTGCGTGGCTTGTTGTTTTTTGATGCGCCTGCGGGCGCCCAGAGAGAAGAGGCACGACGATGAGTGCATTGGTTGGCGTGATCATGGGCTCCAAGTCCGATTGGTCCACCCTTAGCCACACCGCCGATATGCTGGAAAAGCTCGGCATCCCTTACGAGGTGAAAGTGGTTTCTGCCCACCGCACCCCGGACCTGCTGTTCCAGTATGCTGAAGAAGCGGAAGCGCGTGGCATCGAGGTGATCATCGCCGGTGCCGGCGGCGCAGCCCACTTGCCCGGCATGTGTGCGGCCAAGACTCACCTGCCGGTGCTGGGCGTGCCGGTGCAATCGGCAATGCTCTCGGGCGTCGATTCGCTGCTCTCCATCGTTCAGATGCCGGCGGGCATCCCGGTTGCCACCCTGGCCATCGGCAAGGCCGGCGCGATCAACGCCGCGCTGCTGTCGGCGAGTATCCTGGGCGCCAAGCACCCACAGTTCCACGAAGTGCTGAAAACCTTCCGTGCTGAGCAGACAGACAGCGTCCTGGAAAATCCAGACCCACGCATCGCCTGAGGTTGTTGACGATGAAGATCGGTGTAATCGGTGGCGGCCAGTTGGGTCGCATGTTGGCGCTGGCGGGCACTCCGCTGGGCATGAACTTCGCTTTCCTCGACCCGGCGCCTGACGCGTGCGCGGCTGCATTGGGCGAACACCTGCGCGCCGATTACGGCGATCAGGACCACTTGCGTCAGTTGGCCGATGAAGTCGATCTGGTGACCTTCGAGTTCGAAAGCGTACCCGCCGAAACCGTGGCGTTCCTGTCGCAATTCGTGCCGGTCTATCCGAGCGCCGAAGCGCTGCGCATCGCCCGCGATCGCTGGTTCGAAAAGAGCATGTTCAAGGACCTGGGGATTCCAACCCCGGCGTTCGCCGATATCCAGTCCCAGGCCGACCTGGACACCGCCGTGGCTTCGATCGGTCTGCCGGCCGTGCTGAAAACCCGTACTTTGGGTTACGACGGCAAGGGTCAGAAAGTCCTGCGTACGCCTGAAGACGTGGTCGGCACGTTCGCCGAACTGGGCAGCGTGGCGTGCCTGCTGGAAGGCTTCGTGCCGTTCACTGGCGAAGTCTCGCTGATCGCCGTGCGCGCTCGCGATGGCGAAACCAAGTTCTACCCGCTGGTACACAACACCCACGACAGCGGCATCCTCAAGCTGTCCGTGGCCAGCACCGATCACCCGTTGCAAGCCTTGGCCGAAGACTATTCCAGCCGCGTGCTCAAGCAGCTGGATTACGTTGGCGTGATGGCGTTCGAGTTCTTTGAAGTCGACGGTGGCCTCAAGGCCAACGAAATCGCCCCGCGTGTGCACAACTCCGGGCACTGGACCACCGAAGGCGCCGAGTGCAGCCAGTTCGAAAACCACCTGCGGGCGGT of the Pseudomonas sp. MAG733B genome contains:
- the znuB gene encoding zinc ABC transporter permease subunit ZnuB, whose protein sequence is MADFLLYALLAGLALAVVAGPLGSFVVWRRMAYFGDTLSHAALLGVALGFLLDVSPTVAVTVGCLLLAVLLVTLQQRQPLASDTLLGILAPSTLSLGLVVLSFMHEVRIDLMAYLFGDLLAISPTDLAWILGGSAAVLALLVALWRPLLAITVHEELARVEGLPVAGLRMALMLLIAVVIAVAMKIVGVLLITSLLIIPAAAAQRHARSPEQMALGASLLGILAVCGGLALSWFKDTPAGPSIVVTAAALFLLSFVLPRRGV
- a CDS encoding PA5502 family lipoprotein; amino-acid sequence: MKSFASRYLLLVAFSLLLGACQSTPPAATEAPDGRATAIAQLEQSLASSELATAEGQLAALQAESPNDQSLEQYQRQLAEAYLLRSQIVLQKGDVNAAATALARARALMPKAPALTGGVNGPIAEARKAELEKAEAALRAAEAMPKAKVIDPTAESTTVALNINDMGKLRRQLDAIATDVVNYQCDVSIQAPRTDDYPWLANLLTKRVKKLDPQFDLNLQRQILRSVPAQMVLSPRKP
- the katE gene encoding catalase HPII, which translates into the protein MSTKKPAVTKSALAGTDTLDRNNTNAKLDSLEKFRSDATGQALRTNQGVKVADNQNTLKAGARGPSLLEDFIMREKITHFDHERIPERIVHARGVGAHGYFQSYENHSVLTKAGFLQDPNLKTPVFVRFSTVQGPRGSGDTVRDVRGFAVKFFTEEGNYDLVGNNMPVFFIQDAIKFPDFVHAVKPEPHNEMPTGGSAHDTFWDFVSLQPESAHMVIWAMSDRAIPKSLRSMQGFGVHSFRMINAEGKSRFVKFHWRPTAGVCSLVWDEAQKLAGKDTDYHRRDLWEAIEMGDYPEWELGVQVIEEENEHAFDFDILDPTKLIPEELVPITPLGKMVLNRNPDNFFAETEQVAFCPGHVVPGIDFSNDPLLQGRLFSYTDTQISRLGGPNFHEIPINRPIAPFHSGQRDALHRTVIDKGRASYEPNSIDGGWPKETPPAAQDGGFESYAERIDANKIRQRSESFSDHFSQAQLFFHSMSKHEQEHIISAYSFELGKVEREFIRARQVNEILANIDLELAKRVAQNLGLPAPTAGTVEVPKISLERSPALSQANLLPADIKTRKVAILAANGVDGAAIDAMKKALEAEGAHAKLLGPTSAPVKTADGKMLPVDASMEGLPSVAFDAVFVPGGAASIKALSTDGVALHYLLEAYKHLKAIALHGEAKQLLDVLKLEADAGLIVGTDAKLFKAFFAAIGQHRVWDREAKAKAVPA
- a CDS encoding methionine ABC transporter ATP-binding protein, producing MIEFQNVHKTYRVAGRDIPALHPTNLKIENGQVFGLIGHSGAGKSTLLRLINRLENSSGGKIIVDGEEVTALDANGLRRFRQQVGMIFQHFNLLASKTVADNVAMPLTLAGELSRSEIDQRVAELLARVGLSDHARKYPAQLSGGQKQRVGIARALATKPKILLCDEATSALDPQTTASVLQLLAEINRELKLTIVLITHEMDVIRRVCDQVGVMDAGVIVEQGPVADVFLHPKHVTTKRFVQEDEQIDESEQRDDFAHVPGRIVRLTFQGEATYAPLLGTVARETGVDYSILAGRIDRIKDIPYGQLTLAVTGGDMEAAFARFTAADVHMEVLR
- a CDS encoding methionine ABC transporter permease, whose translation is MEALTSFFANIDWFEIWLATGDTLLMLGGSLLFTVLLGLPLGVLLFLCSPRQLLEAKGVYAMLSLVVNILRSLPFIILLIVMIPFTVLITGTSLGVAGAIPPLVVGATPFFARLVETALREVDRGIIEATQAMGATTRQIITNALLPEARPGIYAAITVTAITLVSYTAMAGVVGAGGLGDLAIRFGYQRFQTDVMVVTVVLLLILVQILQTVGDKLVVHFSRK
- a CDS encoding MetQ/NlpA family ABC transporter substrate-binding protein; translation: MKKLLVAFAAVAAFSAHAADTLTVAATPVPHAEILEFVKPALAKEGVDLKVKVFTDYIQPNVQVAEKRLDANFFQHQPYLDEFNKAKGTNLVSVAGVHLEPLGAYSSKYKTLDELPSTATVVIPNDATNGGRALLLLAKAGVIKLADANNILSTVKDITENPKNLKFRELEAATIPRVLTQVDLALINTNYALEAKLDPAKDALVIEGSDSPYVNILVARPDDKDSEAMKKLVAALHSLEVKAFILEKYKGAVVPAF
- a CDS encoding ISL3 family transposase, whose translation is MRDINTFLPFWEGFSVVTIKPDGDALQIDLIPHATRFPSCGGCLKPCSTTHEYCERVVRDLPILGRAVRLNVLLRRVGCRDCGKRMEAVSWLDRYARMTRRLAEAVIQACERLPTLHVAQMFGLHWDTVRLLERRALQTMLNALPKAQPRRLVMDEFALFKGHRYASVVLDADTRRVLWIGEGRSRAAVRPFFEELGAEGCARIEAVAMDMNTAFDLEVRQHCPKARVVYDLFHVVAKYGREVIDRVRVDEANRLRHDRPARKIIKQSRWLLLRNPQNLKTPEQQVHLQELLAANQSLMTVYLMKAELKTLWTPSTAWDWRSAWKQWLRHAHESEIPALIQFAKRLKIYWRGIVSRVRWPMHTGQLEGINNRIKVIKRMAYGYRDSEFFFMKIKSVFPGNP
- the aspA gene encoding aspartate ammonia-lyase; amino-acid sequence: MSSAASFRTEKDLLGVLEVPAQAYYGIQTLRAVNNFRLSGVPISHYPKLVVGLAMVKQAAADANRELGHLSEAKHAAISEACARLIRGDFHEEFVVDMIQGGAGTSTNMNANEVIANIALEAMGHQKGEYQYLHPNNDVNMAQSTNDAYPTAIRLGLLLGHDALLASLDSLIQSFAAKGEEFSHVLKMGRTQLQDAVPMTLGQEFRAFATTLGEDLARLKTLAPELLTEVNLGGTAIGTGINADPRYQHLAVQRLATISGHPLVPAADLIEATSDMGAFVLFSGMLKRTAVKLSKICNDLRLLSSGPRTGINEINLPARQPGSSIMPGKVNPVIPEAVNQVAFQIIGNDLALTIAAEGGQLQLNVMEPLIAFKIFDSIRLLQRAMDMLREHCITGITANEERCRELVEHSIGLVTALNPYIGYENATRIARIALESGRGVLELVREEGLLDDAMLADILRPENMIAPRLVPLKA